Part of the Nicotiana sylvestris chromosome 5, ASM39365v2, whole genome shotgun sequence genome is shown below.
CAGGGATATCAGGGGAGCTGGAAACCATGATCCAGGATCATCAAAGATCAAAGGGTGCTAATACATTAGTCCGTGCATCGTCCAGCAATGTGATGTTGTTTGGAAATTTGGGTAATATTAGGCAGCAAGGTGGGAGCAATGGTACTGCTTCCACAACAACTTCAACAGCTAATCATGTTCTTGATTATTTACCAAGAACCGCTAAAGAAGAACCAACAACACCAGCGCCAGCACCACAGAATAATGGGAAATATTCGACGAGTGTTATGGGAAATGTGGTGAAGAAACAGGGTGATCACGAGCAGGGGAAAACAGGCGGTTCTGTTTCCCTTTGTCGTGCACTTTCCACAAGAATGGACCCTGAGCAATTAAAGATTCTTGGAAATGAGGATTATAAGAATGGAAGATTTGCTGAGGCTTTGGCTTTGTATGATGCTGCAATTTCCATTGATCCTAATAAGGCTTCGTATCGAAGCAACAAATCCGCTGCTTTGACCGCTTTAGGAAGGCTCCTTGAAGCTGTTTTTGAGTGCAGAGAAGCTATCACAATTGATCCTCATTATCAAAGAGCTCATAATCGTTTAGCCACTCTATCTGTCAGGTAAATGCACACATTTGTTTCCCGCTAATTTTCATTGTAAATTTCATGATcccttagttttataattttgGAGATTGCTATGCTTTTTTGTGTTTAGATTAGGAGATGCAGAGAAGGCTATGTACCATTACAAACAAGCAGGAGCAGAAGCTGATCCTGATGTTGTAACAAAGGCTAAAAATATTCAAATTCATCTCAACAAGTGTACTGAGGCAAAGAGGCAAAGAGATTGGaacactattttaaaagaaacTGCCCTCGCCATATCGGCTGGTGCTGATTCTGCACCCCAGGTTAACTACGTTACTAATTAAACCATAAGAATCTGCTActattattttctttataaaacaTGCTAATTTTTGTTCTTGAttgggaaaaaaaaaagatatttgcTTTGAAAGCTGAGGCGTTGGTGAAGCTACATAGATACCATGAAGCAGATCAAACTCTGAAGAATGGTCCGAATTTTGATTTGGACGAATGTACAAATTTTTTTGGACCGATTGGCAATGCAGGGTTGCTAGTCattcaagctcaagttgacttggCTGCTGGCAGGTTGGTATTCATGTTTTAGAAAAACTAAATAAACAATATTTTTCGTTTTTGTTTTCTTTGGAGGGAAAAGGAACTATTCAAGCCATTCAACATTTCACCCCCACCCCCCTTAAATAAATGATAAAGTGGATTTACCCTAGGCCCTAGTAATGTTACCTAGAGATGCCAATGACAAGGTTTTGAGACAGAAATGGAATAATTAATACTATTGGATAATTATAGAGAAAGAAAGTGTTTTAATTAGCTAACAACTCTAAAGGGAAAACTGTGTAGGAGAAAAGAGAAGCCAAATGATAAGTACTTGAGTATGGATTTGGTCGTTAGGTGCAATTTGACATATTGAAATCACTCTAAATCAACATTCCTACTTCCAATTTTTTTTGAATTCCTACTAATCTTTCTTTTGGACTTCAAATTTTCCTATACACTTTATAAGACAATCAAACAAGCTTTGAGGATTGATCTTAAGGGTTTCAAGATATTGTTTATTTAATATTCATGTATATGATTAAATGCCTCCATCCCTCTATGAACGACTGTCTTATATAATTTGCAAAACAACATAAGATTCGATCGATCGATTATGTCTCAATTTCAAActagtttgagtcatttttgTACGACTAAACCAGTATTTTTCAGTCGTTGGCTAATAGTTATGATTATAACATGATAGGATCGATGAT
Proteins encoded:
- the LOC104211917 gene encoding TPR repeat-containing thioredoxin TTL4; the encoded protein is MGDISPEKKTGCGLLNAVFGRRNIWTRRSTSTGSLPTQDTNNVNNVTRSSSTQNSKRHRNGPNEAFLESRENQSEKQADRIIPRPNPNQSKAAVAASQNKAIHNQQKNGQVVQGYNNQGRKVPQAATGISGELETMIQDHQRSKGANTLVRASSSNVMLFGNLGNIRQQGGSNGTASTTTSTANHVLDYLPRTAKEEPTTPAPAPQNNGKYSTSVMGNVVKKQGDHEQGKTGGSVSLCRALSTRMDPEQLKILGNEDYKNGRFAEALALYDAAISIDPNKASYRSNKSAALTALGRLLEAVFECREAITIDPHYQRAHNRLATLSVRLGDAEKAMYHYKQAGAEADPDVVTKAKNIQIHLNKCTEAKRQRDWNTILKETALAISAGADSAPQIFALKAEALVKLHRYHEADQTLKNGPNFDLDECTNFFGPIGNAGLLVIQAQVDLAAGRIDDALAAAQRASQLDGNNKEVNTVARRTRAVANARAKGNELFKAGKYADASVAYGEGLDHDPHNSVLLCNRAACRSKLGQFEKALEDCNAALIVRPSFTKARLRKADCYFKMGKWEACIQECETLMKETPENEEVGQMIKDAQQQLAQERRN